A portion of the Chondrinema litorale genome contains these proteins:
- a CDS encoding TonB-dependent receptor, with protein sequence MKKNLFWVFSIWLITGLPLCTFAQKPTDKIISLNHSEGKLKDILDEISSKTQLQFTYNLEVVNPQKNISLSTSTNTISGFLEEIFSDKDIELVYVKNKVIIKKKESQIKYTINGYVKDAETGEDLIGASLLVKNLKTGDFSGVVSNLYGFYAIQLPKGNYQLTYAYLGYQAQELQIDLAADVQNNIDLLLVDTQLSEVVIEGDEDPELNINEVALGTENLNIDVVKEVAALAGEVDIVKTLQLLPGIVNQGEGSTNFFVRGGGADQNMILLDEAPVYNASHLMGFFSVFNADAIKDIQFYRSGFPAEYGGRLSSLLDIRMKEGNNQKLGVSGGIGTLASRLTVEGPIKKDKSSFILSARRTYADMFLRLSADEYTRQTSIYFYDFNAKANFKINSKNRLYFSGYFGKDLNKVRALQYIIDWSNTTATLRWNHLFNERLFSNTTLLYSRYNYLIDLSKSDNPFNWQSTIRDYTVKSDFDFYANESNLVKFGFVSTLHRFEPGMSPSIPEKSVPPTNALEHAVYFSNEQKITNKLSLNYGLRLSAFQLMGATTLFAYNENNNVVAEEEIGKGEIYKTYFGFEPRITARYKINEQSSVKANYSRTYQYMQMLSSSTLAFNVFDVWLPTSKNIKPQYADMVSLGYFKNLSENAFEFSAEVYYKKMYNQLDYVDHAQLIMNRYLEASILKGEARAYGLELTLRKKKGNLSGWLSYTLSKAERKIKGINGGVFYPAAYDQPHSFSAVGTLRLNERWTISANWVYSTGRPVTLPTEIFQFEKYKVPVYNARFNSRLPDYHRLDLSATLHAKPKPNRKNNGSWVFSIYNAYARKNALTVFVGPEMVDLDAISNPDVTAFQKVFLYSFFPSVTYNFKF encoded by the coding sequence ATGAAAAAAAATCTATTCTGGGTTTTCAGTATCTGGCTGATTACTGGTTTACCTCTATGCACTTTTGCACAAAAACCTACAGATAAAATTATTTCGCTTAACCATTCAGAAGGAAAACTTAAAGATATTTTGGATGAGATCAGTTCAAAAACGCAATTGCAGTTTACGTATAACCTCGAAGTAGTTAATCCTCAAAAAAATATCTCTCTATCGACTAGTACAAATACAATAAGTGGCTTTTTAGAAGAAATCTTCTCTGATAAAGATATAGAACTGGTATACGTTAAGAACAAAGTCATTATCAAAAAAAAAGAAAGCCAGATTAAATATACCATTAATGGTTATGTAAAAGATGCTGAAACAGGTGAAGATTTGATTGGAGCCAGTTTGTTAGTGAAGAATCTTAAAACGGGAGATTTTTCTGGTGTGGTTTCTAATCTCTATGGTTTTTATGCCATCCAACTTCCAAAGGGCAATTATCAATTAACATATGCTTATTTGGGTTATCAAGCTCAAGAATTACAAATTGACCTTGCTGCCGATGTGCAAAATAACATCGATCTCCTTTTAGTAGATACACAACTTTCAGAAGTAGTGATCGAAGGAGATGAAGACCCTGAGCTGAATATAAATGAAGTAGCATTGGGTACAGAAAACCTGAATATAGATGTGGTAAAAGAGGTTGCTGCTTTAGCCGGTGAAGTTGATATCGTAAAAACATTGCAGTTGCTACCCGGAATTGTAAATCAAGGAGAAGGTTCTACTAACTTTTTTGTGAGAGGTGGTGGAGCTGATCAAAATATGATTTTACTAGATGAAGCACCTGTATATAATGCATCTCACCTAATGGGTTTCTTTTCTGTATTTAATGCAGATGCAATTAAAGATATACAATTTTATAGAAGTGGCTTTCCCGCAGAATATGGTGGCAGACTTTCATCGCTGTTAGATATCCGAATGAAGGAAGGTAATAATCAGAAGTTAGGAGTTTCAGGAGGTATTGGTACCTTGGCAAGCAGATTAACAGTAGAAGGTCCGATAAAAAAAGATAAAAGCTCGTTTATACTTTCTGCTCGCAGAACATATGCCGATATGTTTTTGAGACTTTCAGCAGATGAATATACCCGACAGACTTCCATCTATTTTTATGATTTTAATGCCAAAGCTAATTTTAAAATCAATAGCAAAAACCGCTTGTACTTCTCTGGTTACTTCGGCAAAGATTTGAATAAAGTAAGAGCACTGCAATATATAATAGATTGGAGCAATACGACTGCTACTTTGCGTTGGAATCATTTATTTAATGAAAGGCTCTTCTCCAATACAACTTTATTATATAGCAGATATAATTACCTTATTGACCTTTCTAAGAGTGATAATCCGTTTAATTGGCAGTCAACCATTCGTGACTATACTGTAAAATCTGATTTTGATTTTTATGCTAATGAGAGCAATCTGGTAAAATTTGGATTTGTATCTACCCTGCATCGATTTGAGCCGGGAATGTCTCCTTCTATACCTGAAAAATCAGTGCCTCCAACTAATGCATTAGAACATGCAGTTTATTTTTCTAATGAGCAAAAAATCACTAATAAACTTTCACTTAATTATGGGTTAAGGTTGTCAGCTTTCCAACTAATGGGAGCAACCACGCTTTTTGCTTATAATGAAAATAATAATGTAGTTGCTGAAGAAGAAATAGGCAAAGGAGAAATTTATAAAACTTATTTTGGCTTTGAGCCTCGCATTACAGCCAGGTATAAGATTAATGAGCAAAGTTCTGTAAAAGCAAACTATAGCAGAACATATCAATACATGCAAATGCTTTCAAGTTCCACATTAGCTTTTAATGTATTTGATGTTTGGTTACCCACCAGTAAAAATATTAAACCTCAGTATGCTGACATGGTATCATTAGGCTACTTTAAAAACCTGAGTGAAAATGCTTTTGAGTTTTCTGCTGAAGTATATTATAAAAAGATGTATAATCAACTCGATTATGTAGATCACGCTCAGTTAATTATGAACCGCTATTTAGAAGCATCAATATTAAAAGGAGAAGCCAGAGCTTACGGGTTAGAATTAACACTAAGAAAGAAGAAAGGCAATTTAAGTGGTTGGTTAAGTTATACATTGTCTAAGGCAGAACGGAAAATAAAGGGAATTAACGGCGGAGTTTTTTATCCGGCAGCTTACGATCAGCCACATAGTTTTTCTGCTGTTGGCACTTTGAGATTAAATGAAAGATGGACGATTTCAGCAAATTGGGTTTATTCTACAGGTAGACCTGTTACTTTACCAACAGAGATTTTTCAATTTGAGAAATATAAAGTGCCAGTGTACAATGCACGTTTTAATTCCCGATTGCCAGATTATCATCGATTAGATTTATCGGCTACTTTGCATGCCAAGCCCAAACCAAATAGGAAAAATAATGGAAGTTGGGTGTTTTCAATTTACAATGCATACGCTCGCAAAAATGCGCTAACAGTTTTTGTTGGTCCTGAAATGGTTGATTTGGATGCAATTTCAAATCCTGATGTAACAGCCTTCCAAAAAGTGTTTTTATATAGCTTTTTCCCAAGTGTTACCTACAATTTCAAATTCTAA
- a CDS encoding DUF4249 family protein: protein MNNHTSFIRKIFSVFVIIVLTACVEQIEWEEALTHSEALVVEGFVSSELKQQLVKISNTQTVINSSDPIGVSNAVVTVSVGDSIYHYSETEAGVYLSDQEFSGNAGEVYHLEIQYKGELFEADAEMMAANEIQPVKVIQNEYRQIFYNYILPSNFGADAPLKISVHAEVAEGWQNNYPADTDFGTFWGNRIGEAYQNKDTTYYLHPTLEPAAIFAYSEHEIGAYPLGTEIIQVYRSIAPEHYQFIRAVLSETEWRGIGPFGYIPADVKGNISNGARGYFYATEVKVLKQVIDGKTE, encoded by the coding sequence ATGAATAATCATACATCATTTATTAGAAAAATATTTTCAGTATTTGTAATTATTGTGTTGACTGCTTGTGTAGAGCAAATCGAATGGGAGGAGGCACTAACTCATTCAGAAGCCTTGGTGGTAGAAGGCTTTGTAAGTAGTGAGTTAAAACAACAGCTTGTAAAAATATCGAATACGCAAACTGTTATTAATTCGAGCGATCCTATTGGTGTTTCAAATGCTGTAGTTACAGTATCTGTTGGAGATAGCATATATCATTATTCAGAAACAGAAGCAGGAGTTTATTTGTCAGACCAAGAGTTTTCAGGGAATGCTGGTGAGGTATACCATTTAGAAATTCAATATAAAGGAGAATTATTTGAGGCTGATGCTGAGATGATGGCTGCTAATGAAATACAGCCTGTAAAAGTGATTCAAAATGAATACAGACAGATATTCTATAATTATATATTGCCAAGTAATTTTGGTGCTGATGCTCCGCTAAAAATATCTGTTCATGCAGAAGTTGCAGAAGGGTGGCAAAACAACTATCCGGCAGATACAGATTTCGGTACTTTCTGGGGAAATAGAATAGGGGAAGCTTACCAAAACAAAGATACTACTTACTATTTGCATCCAACTTTGGAGCCCGCTGCCATATTTGCATATAGCGAACATGAAATTGGGGCTTATCCACTAGGAACAGAAATTATTCAAGTTTATCGATCTATTGCTCCAGAACATTATCAGTTTATAAGGGCTGTACTTTCTGAGACTGAATGGCGAGGGATAGGCCCATTTGGCTATATCCCTGCTGATGTAAAAGGCAATATTAGCAATGGAGCAAGAGGGTACTTTTATGCAACAGAAGTTAAAGTACTCAAGCAGGTAATAGATGGAAAAACAGAATAG
- a CDS encoding 1-acyl-sn-glycerol-3-phosphate acyltransferase encodes MKLLSKLVFRITGWKVDNRVPKEVKQFVMIAAPHTSNWDLIFARGAFFIMGIPLKFTIKKEWVQFPLSLFMKPLGAIPIDRKPKQAGLKKRSMVNVMADLFKTHNDLVILVTPEGTRQKAAKWKLGFYRIAEEAGVPIAFGYLDYSKKVAGIGGILETTGDIKKDMAVINEFYSQKTPKFPEKFSVHQL; translated from the coding sequence ATGAAACTTTTAAGCAAACTTGTTTTCCGGATTACAGGCTGGAAAGTAGACAACAGGGTCCCAAAGGAGGTAAAACAATTTGTAATGATTGCCGCTCCGCATACTAGCAACTGGGATTTAATTTTTGCTCGTGGGGCATTTTTTATTATGGGTATTCCCCTTAAATTCACTATTAAAAAAGAATGGGTTCAGTTTCCTCTGAGTCTATTTATGAAACCTCTTGGTGCCATTCCTATAGACCGTAAACCTAAACAGGCTGGCCTTAAAAAAAGGAGCATGGTAAATGTAATGGCAGACCTTTTTAAAACACATAACGACCTTGTAATTCTAGTAACACCTGAAGGAACCAGACAAAAAGCTGCAAAATGGAAATTGGGTTTTTATAGAATTGCTGAAGAAGCCGGCGTACCTATCGCCTTTGGTTATTTAGATTACTCTAAAAAGGTTGCTGGAATTGGTGGTATTCTAGAAACCACTGGAGATATAAAGAAAGATATGGCTGTTATAAATGAGTTTTATAGCCAGAAAACTCCTAAATTTCCAGAAAAATTTAGTGTACATCAATTATAG
- a CDS encoding septal ring lytic transglycosylase RlpA family protein translates to MKNQLKAAYLFLIIVLFQSCSLDELFDSEDVSPEAEELANKTFEQEGISSYYADKFDGNTTASGEIFRQDSLTAAHRYLPFGTEVLVTNLKNNKQVTVKINDRGPFAEGRIIDLSRTGAETLDFINDGLATVRIEAVLPESTADSLYQIINSQ, encoded by the coding sequence ATGAAAAACCAACTAAAAGCGGCCTATCTCTTCCTTATCATTGTTTTATTTCAATCTTGTAGCTTAGATGAGCTTTTTGATTCGGAAGATGTAAGTCCAGAAGCAGAAGAATTAGCCAATAAAACTTTTGAGCAAGAAGGCATTTCTTCTTATTATGCCGACAAATTCGATGGAAATACCACTGCTAGTGGTGAGATTTTTAGGCAAGACAGCCTAACTGCCGCCCACAGATATTTACCTTTCGGCACAGAGGTTTTAGTAACTAACCTTAAAAACAATAAGCAAGTTACTGTAAAAATAAACGATAGAGGACCTTTTGCAGAGGGTAGAATAATTGATCTATCGAGAACCGGAGCCGAAACACTAGACTTTATAAATGATGGTCTGGCAACAGTACGGATAGAAGCTGTATTGCCCGAAAGCACTGCCGATAGTTTATATCAAATTATCAATAGTCAATAA
- the rimP gene encoding ribosome maturation factor RimP codes for MDLEEKIAKIAEDNLLDDSLFLVEVNISAGSVPKVEVLIDGDKGVDISVCAKLSRKIGGVVEETEMIEGAYNLEVSSPGVGQPLKLLRQYRANIGRELKVLLNEGGELNGKLKEVGENDVLLEVETRVKKHKKEIEEKRIVFSDIKQAKVQVSFK; via the coding sequence ATGGATTTAGAAGAAAAAATTGCAAAAATAGCAGAAGATAACCTTCTCGATGATTCTTTGTTTCTAGTAGAAGTGAACATAAGTGCTGGAAGCGTACCTAAAGTTGAAGTTTTGATAGACGGAGATAAAGGTGTAGATATTTCTGTATGCGCAAAGCTAAGCCGTAAAATTGGTGGAGTAGTTGAAGAAACAGAAATGATTGAAGGAGCTTATAATCTTGAGGTTTCATCTCCGGGAGTTGGGCAGCCACTTAAGTTGCTTCGCCAATATAGAGCTAATATTGGTAGAGAACTTAAGGTTTTATTAAACGAAGGTGGTGAGCTAAATGGCAAGTTAAAAGAGGTTGGAGAAAATGATGTTTTGCTAGAGGTTGAAACCAGAGTTAAGAAACACAAGAAGGAAATAGAAGAAAAAAGAATTGTTTTTAGTGATATTAAACAAGCTAAAGTTCAGGTTTCTTTTAAATAG
- the nusA gene encoding transcription termination factor NusA, with the protein MDSSVLINTFADFAKLKNIDRPTMIRILEDVFRTMVRKKFNTDQNFDVIINVDKGDLEIWRYREIVEDDAEVEDENLTIRLSEAKKIEEDFEVGEEVAEEVKIIDFGRRLVQTARQTLIQKVKDLEKDILFQKYKDLVGDMITCEVYQTLSREIILIDNERQELSLPKNEQIFKDRFRKGDTVRAIIHRVEMVNNNPKIILSRTSPEFLERLFENEVPEVYDGLITIKKVVREPGERAKVAVESYDDRIDPVGACVGMKGSRIHSIVRELQNENIDVINYTDNVELYIARALSPAKINSIKIDESKKRASVFLNRDQVSLAIGKGGQNIKLASRLVGLEIDVFRELGEFEDDDEDVELSEFTDVIDEWMIDELKRIGLDTAKSVLAVSPQDLFRRTELEEESIDWIREVLKKEFEQE; encoded by the coding sequence ATGGATAGTTCGGTTTTAATTAACACATTTGCGGATTTTGCTAAGTTAAAGAATATAGATCGTCCTACGATGATCCGTATTCTGGAAGATGTGTTCCGTACCATGGTTAGGAAAAAATTTAACACTGACCAGAATTTTGATGTTATTATTAACGTAGATAAAGGTGACCTTGAAATCTGGCGCTATCGTGAGATAGTTGAAGATGATGCTGAGGTGGAAGACGAAAACCTAACCATTAGACTTTCTGAAGCAAAGAAAATCGAAGAGGACTTTGAAGTAGGTGAAGAAGTTGCCGAAGAAGTAAAAATTATAGATTTCGGTAGAAGGTTGGTTCAAACTGCGAGACAAACACTAATTCAAAAAGTTAAGGATCTGGAAAAAGATATCCTTTTTCAGAAATACAAAGATTTAGTTGGTGATATGATTACCTGTGAGGTATATCAAACACTAAGCAGAGAAATTATTCTGATTGATAACGAACGTCAGGAATTATCTCTTCCTAAAAACGAACAAATCTTTAAAGACAGATTCCGCAAAGGGGATACAGTAAGAGCCATTATCCATAGGGTAGAAATGGTTAACAACAACCCGAAAATTATACTTTCAAGAACTTCACCTGAATTTTTAGAAAGACTTTTTGAAAACGAGGTGCCAGAAGTTTACGATGGTTTAATTACCATTAAAAAAGTTGTAAGAGAGCCAGGAGAGAGAGCAAAAGTAGCTGTAGAATCTTATGACGACAGAATTGATCCAGTTGGTGCTTGTGTGGGTATGAAGGGTTCTAGAATTCACAGCATTGTGCGTGAACTTCAAAACGAAAATATCGACGTAATTAACTATACAGACAATGTAGAGCTTTACATTGCAAGAGCTTTAAGTCCGGCTAAAATCAATAGCATTAAAATAGATGAAAGCAAGAAAAGAGCTTCAGTATTTTTAAACAGAGATCAAGTATCTTTGGCTATTGGTAAAGGTGGTCAAAATATTAAACTGGCTAGTAGGTTAGTTGGTTTAGAAATCGATGTATTTAGAGAGCTTGGTGAGTTTGAAGATGATGATGAAGATGTGGAACTTAGCGAGTTTACTGATGTTATCGATGAATGGATGATCGATGAATTAAAAAGAATTGGTTTAGATACAGCGAAAAGTGTTTTAGCTGTGAGCCCTCAGGATTTATTTAGAAGAACTGAGTTGGAAGAGGAATCAATTGATTGGATCAGAGAGGTTCTAAAAAAAGAATTTGAACAGGAATGA
- the infB gene encoding translation initiation factor IF-2, which produces MRLSQAARKFNVGIARIAELLESKGFDIDSKPNTKITDEQLSMLEKEFESSMAVKREAAGLTIGSSHNDIVIKSDKKTTAPPSEEVEDDEEILIYDKSANAKSESDKADKNEEPAPKEEKSSEPDTISAKPAGLKIVGKIELDGKGRPITNKPKKEEPVAKEEPVVQKEEPKKEEPKKEEPVAKEEPVVQKEEPKKEEPKKEEPVAKEEPVVQKEEPKKEEPKKEEPVAKEEPVVQKEEPKKEEPKKEEPVAKEEPVVQKEEPKKEETKKEEPVAKKEPIVAKTEEPKVEKQENKNITREEPVAKQVETKREEPVAKQEEPKKEEKAPVEKKEVLANKESEIKDKEIKAETDAVEAENETVIEAKADKLQGLKVLGKIDLSNDTSNKKKSKQVASSDEKKGKGNNNNNNNKRKRKRVRIQDPERQERKQQQEKLKKEQQEQSTKKQRSNNNNRKERVKKEEVSKKEVQENYKQTLARLSGGTPNKSGRKYRKEKRDAIAAREAQQQQNEETNVVKVTEFISTNELATLMGVSVNEIIASAMKLGMFVSINQRLDADTITLLTSEFDFSVEFTSAEEETDISLEEEEDRPEDLVDRAPIVTIMGHVDHGKTSLLDYIRKTKVASGEAGGITQHIGAYSVTTESGRDIAFLDTPGHEAFTAMRARGAKLTDVVIVVIAADDNVMPQTKEAINHAQVAEVPIVIAINKVDKPTANPHKIKEELANLNILVEEWGGKVQCQEISAKTGQGVDDLLEMVLLESDILELKANDKKKASGTVVEASLDKGRGYVSTILVQSGTLKIGDIILAGQYQGRVKAMANSKGERVKKAGPSTPVQVLGLNGAPQAGDKVNVLDSEREAREIANKREQILREQSIRATKRTTLSDIGKRIAMGNYHQLNIIIKGDVDGSVEALSDSLLKLSTDEVEVNIIHKAVGPISENDVLLASASDGIVIGFQVRPTPISRRLAEKEDVEIRLYSVIYHAIEDVKDAMEGLLSPDIEEEVTGVAEVREVYKISKVGTVAGCYMTEGFIKRNLKIRLIRDGIVVYGGENGGELLALKRFKDDVSEVKQGFECGMSIRNFNDIKVGDLIEGFEEKEVKRTLK; this is translated from the coding sequence ATGAGATTAAGTCAGGCAGCGAGAAAATTTAATGTTGGAATTGCCAGGATAGCTGAATTGCTGGAGTCCAAAGGCTTTGATATTGACTCTAAACCCAATACAAAGATAACGGACGAACAGTTGTCTATGCTTGAAAAGGAATTTGAATCCTCTATGGCGGTAAAGCGTGAAGCTGCCGGGCTAACAATTGGTTCAAGTCATAATGATATTGTAATCAAGTCTGATAAGAAAACTACTGCTCCACCAAGCGAAGAAGTAGAAGACGATGAAGAAATATTAATTTATGATAAATCTGCTAATGCGAAGTCTGAGTCGGATAAAGCAGATAAAAATGAGGAGCCAGCTCCAAAAGAAGAGAAAAGCAGTGAGCCAGATACTATCAGTGCCAAACCTGCTGGTTTAAAAATTGTTGGTAAAATTGAGCTTGACGGAAAAGGTAGGCCAATTACTAATAAGCCTAAGAAAGAAGAACCAGTGGCTAAGGAAGAACCTGTAGTACAGAAAGAAGAGCCAAAGAAAGAGGAACCGAAAAAAGAAGAGCCGGTTGCTAAGGAAGAACCTGTAGTACAGAAAGAAGAGCCAAAGAAAGAGGAACCGAAAAAAGAAGAGCCGGTTGCGAAGGAAGAACCTGTAGTGCAAAAAGAAGAGCCAAAGAAAGAGGAACCGAAAAAAGAAGAGCCGGTTGCGAAGGAAGAGCCTGTAGTACAGAAAGAAGAGCCAAAGAAAGAGGAACCGAAAAAAGAAGAGCCGGTTGCGAAGGAAGAGCCTGTAGTACAGAAAGAAGAACCAAAGAAGGAGGAGACGAAAAAAGAAGAGCCGGTTGCGAAAAAAGAGCCTATTGTTGCTAAAACAGAGGAGCCAAAAGTAGAAAAACAAGAAAATAAGAATATAACCAGAGAAGAGCCTGTTGCCAAACAGGTTGAAACAAAACGTGAGGAGCCTGTTGCCAAACAGGAGGAGCCTAAAAAAGAAGAAAAAGCTCCTGTAGAGAAGAAAGAAGTACTAGCTAATAAAGAGTCAGAAATAAAAGATAAGGAAATTAAAGCAGAAACAGACGCCGTAGAAGCTGAAAACGAGACCGTTATTGAAGCTAAGGCAGACAAACTTCAAGGACTGAAAGTACTTGGTAAAATTGATCTGTCTAATGATACAAGTAATAAGAAAAAATCTAAGCAAGTTGCATCTTCTGATGAAAAGAAAGGAAAGGGGAATAATAATAACAACAATAATAAGAGGAAGAGAAAACGTGTAAGGATTCAGGATCCTGAAAGACAGGAAAGAAAGCAGCAACAAGAAAAGCTTAAGAAAGAGCAGCAAGAACAATCTACTAAGAAGCAAAGGTCGAATAACAACAACAGGAAGGAGAGGGTTAAGAAAGAGGAAGTTTCTAAGAAAGAGGTTCAAGAAAATTACAAGCAAACTCTCGCTAGATTAAGTGGTGGTACACCAAATAAATCTGGTAGAAAATACAGAAAAGAAAAGAGAGATGCGATTGCTGCTAGAGAAGCTCAGCAACAGCAAAACGAAGAAACCAATGTAGTTAAAGTTACAGAGTTTATCTCTACTAACGAGTTAGCAACATTAATGGGAGTTAGTGTAAATGAAATTATTGCCAGTGCAATGAAACTGGGAATGTTTGTTTCCATTAACCAAAGACTAGATGCTGATACAATTACATTGCTAACTTCTGAATTCGATTTTAGTGTAGAGTTTACTTCTGCTGAAGAAGAAACAGACATTAGTTTAGAAGAAGAAGAAGATCGCCCAGAAGATTTAGTAGATAGAGCTCCTATCGTAACTATTATGGGACACGTTGACCACGGTAAAACATCTTTACTAGACTATATCAGAAAAACAAAAGTAGCTTCTGGTGAGGCTGGTGGTATTACACAGCACATTGGTGCTTACAGTGTAACTACTGAGTCAGGTCGAGATATCGCATTCTTAGATACTCCGGGTCACGAAGCATTTACAGCGATGCGTGCTAGAGGTGCAAAACTAACTGATGTAGTAATTGTAGTAATTGCTGCTGACGACAATGTGATGCCTCAAACAAAAGAAGCAATCAACCACGCACAAGTTGCAGAAGTGCCAATTGTAATTGCTATTAATAAAGTAGATAAGCCTACAGCCAATCCTCATAAGATTAAAGAAGAGTTGGCGAACTTGAATATCTTAGTTGAAGAGTGGGGTGGTAAAGTACAGTGCCAAGAGATTTCAGCTAAAACAGGTCAAGGTGTAGACGATCTGCTAGAAATGGTATTGTTAGAATCAGATATTCTAGAACTAAAAGCAAATGATAAAAAGAAAGCTTCAGGTACTGTAGTTGAAGCTTCTTTAGATAAAGGTAGGGGTTATGTATCTACCATACTTGTTCAATCTGGAACCTTAAAAATTGGTGATATTATTCTTGCTGGTCAATATCAGGGTAGAGTAAAAGCAATGGCCAACTCAAAAGGCGAAAGAGTGAAGAAAGCAGGGCCTTCAACTCCGGTTCAGGTACTTGGTTTAAATGGTGCACCTCAGGCTGGTGATAAAGTAAACGTGCTAGATAGTGAAAGAGAAGCACGTGAGATTGCCAACAAACGAGAGCAAATCCTTAGAGAGCAAAGTATTAGAGCTACTAAGCGTACTACATTGAGTGATATTGGTAAGCGTATTGCGATGGGTAATTACCATCAGCTTAATATCATTATCAAAGGTGACGTGGATGGTTCAGTTGAGGCACTTTCTGACTCACTACTAAAACTTTCAACAGATGAGGTAGAAGTAAACATTATCCACAAGGCAGTAGGACCGATTTCAGAAAACGACGTCTTATTGGCAAGTGCTTCAGATGGTATTGTAATTGGTTTCCAGGTACGTCCTACACCAATTTCAAGAAGACTGGCTGAAAAAGAAGATGTGGAAATCAGATTGTATTCTGTAATCTACCACGCTATTGAAGACGTGAAGGATGCAATGGAAGGCTTACTTTCTCCAGATATCGAAGAAGAAGTTACTGGTGTTGCTGAAGTACGTGAAGTATACAAAATCAGTAAAGTGGGTACTGTTGCCGGTTGTTACATGACTGAAGGGTTTATTAAGAGAAATCTTAAGATCAGACTTATCAGAGATGGTATTGTAGTGTACGGCGGTGAAAACGGAGGAGAACTACTTGCACTAAAACGTTTCAAAGATGATGTTTCAGAAGTGAAGCAAGGTTTCGAGTGTGGTATGAGTATCAGAAACTTCAACGATATTAAAGTAGGAGACTTAATAGAAGGCTTCGAAGAAAAAGAAGTTAAACGTACGTTGAAATAA